Proteins encoded in a region of the Candidatus Eremiobacterota bacterium genome:
- a CDS encoding recombinase family protein, whose translation MGFRSLQKSIDTTTSGGKLIFHIFGVLAKFERNLIRERTSAGLIAARARGCKGGRPRALDEEKRKLALKLYEEKKLTVREICRIVGVSKPKFYASLKRLSKGAILVPVEHAQVFKDLFKKLKAPVMHKILLSLEAHGGTMVHTCWECSGLMEEKNKAENHYGA comes from the coding sequence ATAGGGTTCAGGAGCCTCCAGAAATCCATCGACACCACCACCTCGGGAGGGAAGCTGATCTTCCACATTTTCGGCGTCCTGGCGAAATTTGAGCGGAATCTCATCAGAGAAAGAACATCGGCCGGCCTAATAGCGGCAAGGGCGCGGGGGTGCAAAGGGGGAAGGCCCAGGGCGCTTGACGAGGAGAAGAGGAAGCTTGCCCTGAAGCTTTATGAAGAAAAGAAGCTCACGGTGAGAGAGATATGCCGGATAGTGGGAGTTTCGAAGCCCAAGTTCTATGCGAGCCTGAAGCGGCTTTCCAAGGGAGCCATTCTTGTTCCCGTGGAGCATGCCCAGGTCTTCAAGGATCTTTTCAAGAAGCTGAAGGCTCCGGTAATGCATAAGATTTTATTGAGCCTTGAGGCTCATGGAGGGACCATGGTGCATACCTGCTGGGAATGCAGCGGATTAATGGAAGAGAAGAACAAGGCGGAAAATCATTACGGGGCCTGA